A stretch of Aedes aegypti strain LVP_AGWG chromosome 2, AaegL5.0 Primary Assembly, whole genome shotgun sequence DNA encodes these proteins:
- the LOC23687791 gene encoding vesicle transport through interaction with t-SNAREs homolog 1A: MDLIQDYEQQYAVLTAEITAQIGRLSTSSGGERNKLISDIDRQLEESQELLEQIGLEIRDIPQANRPGYTSRLNCYQAEWKRLQQEFTNAKKERSKGYDSVDEFDEIGIQEDQKRRLLDNSERLERTGNQLRDSYRVVLETEQIGNQVMQDLSQQRETIQRARGRLRETDAELGRSSRLLNSMMMRALREKIVLVSVAIAIFLVLFLSIYFSISSD; this comes from the exons ATGGATTTAATCCAGGATTACGAGCAGCAGTACGCTGTTCTCACGGCGGAAATAACCGCCCAAATCGGTCGCCTTAGCACATCGTCCGGAG GCGAACGAAACAAACTGATATCGGATATCGATCGGCAgctggaggaatcccaggagTTGCTGGAACAGATTGGGCTGGAAATCCGGGACATTCCGCAAGCGAACCGACCGGGGTACACTTCGCGGCTCAATTGTTACCAGGCCGAGTGGAAGCGACTGCAGCAGGAATTCACCAATGCCAAAAAAGAACGATCCAAGGGGTACGACTCGGTGGATGAGTTTGACGAGATTGGCATCCAGGAAGACCAGAAACGGAGGCTGCTGGACAATAGCGAACGGCTGGAACGGACGGGTAATCAGCTGAGGGACAGCTATCGGGTAGTGCTGGAGACAGAACAGATCGGCAATCAGGTGATGCAGGATTTGAGCCAACAACGGGAAACGATTCAACGGGCGAGAGGACGG CTACGTGAAACCGACGCCGAGCTGGGACGATCTTCGAGACTGCTGAATTCCATGATGATGCGAGCATTGCGGGAGAAAATTGTTCTGGTTTCCGTGGCCATCGCGATATTCCTTGTACTGTTTCTGAGTATTTACTTTTCGATTTCATCGGATTAG
- the LOC5571860 gene encoding biotin--protein ligase 2 isoform X1 gives MLRNVVKGARSLVTTNNLRNDLLRIQGASRIGFGFTTSMTNQTKPPNILAYAPEPSAKACMVDMLRGLVRVDTYTVYPMTEGQMEARAWLDSTALLMVHGQLDEGVARVAVDYFLGGGKVMAVCSNLLRLVLPNRVKDDESRNESVLLSYDRWQNTTMEQEILDWTAEEDECREVARNSAGVEQELRIKILARESTFNTPSILNLKCLDTKGNGIFTQLHLNLDREPERDILKHLLDKHLEISIKECMHQEQIQYKNAFLIGSLHEKNNFLKSTQKVLNLTNLEMRFCNSSENLPASSETKLMVLVDRHPEDFSVEDYFSTLKTSFLGRTAIYCPMVTSSMDVVSNTTWSDGFAVISRCQSRGSGRNNNQWLSPEGCAMFSLQLHVPLASALGQRLPMIQHLVAVAVVKAIRSIPGYEKLDIRVKWPNDIYANGCTKIGGLIINSQLCGMEAVVNVGCGVNLSNSKPTMCINDLIREYNKLKGTSLPLLGIEQTLAYIFNEIDRIYVSVQEKDDLQDLYDLYYKYWLHSNRSVIVKSEDGEEIAGTISGIDEYGFLLVNTNKEGKPICVHPDGNSFDMMKGLIIPKYY, from the exons ATGTTACGAAACGTAGTTAAAG GTGCAAGAAGCTTAGTAACGACAAACAACCTTCGGAACGATCTGCTTCGGATACAAGGCGCCAGCAGGATTGGATTTGGCTTTACCACCAGTATGACGAATCAAACGAAACCCCCGAACATTCTGGCATATGCCCCAGAACCTTCCGCAAAGGCATGTATGGTCGATATGCTTCGTGGCCTGGTACGAGTTGATACCTACACGGTTTATCCGATGACGGAGGGGCAAATGGAAGCACGGGCCTGGTTGGACAGTACCGCACTGCTGATGGTTCACGGGCAGCTTGATGAAGGTGTGGCGAGGGTGGCAGTTGATTACTTTCTGGGTGGTGGGAAAGTAATGGCAGTTTGTTCCAATTTACTGAGGTTGGTTTTGCCGAACCGAGTGAAGGATGATGAGAGTAGAAATGAGAGCGTATTACTGAGCTACGATAGGTGGCAAAATACGACGATGGAACAGGAGATATTAGACTGGACTGCGGAGGAAGATGAATGCAGAGAAGTTGCAAGGAATTCAGCCGGCGTTGAACAAGAACTGAGGATTAAGATTTTGGCGAGGGAGAGCACTTTCAACACGCCAagcattttgaatttgaaatgtttggaCACTAAAGGAAACGGTATCTTCACTCAACTACATTTAAATCTAGACAGAGAGCCTGAAAGGGACATACTCAAGCATTTACTAGACAAGCATTTGGAGATTAGTATTAAGGAATGTATGCATCAAGAGCAAATCCAGTACAAAAATGCCTTTCTGATTGGCAGCTTACATGAAAAGAACAACTTCCTAAAAAGCACACAAAAGGTTCTCAATCTGACAAACCTTGAAATGCGGTTTTGCAACAGCTCAGAGAATCTCCCTGCATCTTCGGAAACCAAACTTATGGTCCTGGTTGACCGCCATCCAGAAGATTTCTCAGTTGAAGACTATTTCAGCACTTTAAAAACATCCTTCCTGGGTCGGACCGCAATTTACTGCCCAATGGTAACCAGTTCGATGGATGTCGTTTCTAACACCACGTGGAGTGATGGATTCGCAGTCATTTCCCGGTGTCAAAGCCGAGGCAGCGGACGGAACAACAACCAGTGGCTGAGCCCGGAAGGTTGCGCCATGTTCTCGCTACAGCTTCACGTTCCCTTGGCCAGCGCCCTTGGGCAGAGATTGCCCATGATTCAGCATCTGGTGGCCGTCGCTGTCGTGAAAGCGATTCGAAGCATACCAGGCTATGAGAAGCTTGATATCCGAGTTAAATGGCCCAACGATATCTATGCAAATGGCTGTACGAAAATTGGAGGATTGATCATAAATTCGCAGCTCTGCGGGATGGAAGCCGTTGTTAACGTGGGCTGTGGCGTGAATCTCAGCAATTCGAAACCCACAATGTGCATCAATGATTTGATCAGGGAGTACAACAAACTTAAAGGCACAAGTTTGCCTTTACTGGGAATCGAACAAACGTTGGCGTACATCTTCAATGAAATAGATCGAATATACGTTTCAGTACAGGAAAAGGACGATTTGCAAGACCTGTATGATTTGTATTACAAATATTGGCTACACAGTAACAGATCTGTGATCGTCAAAAGCGAAGACGGAGAGGAAATTGCTGGAACAATCTCAGGAATCGACGAATATGGCTTTCTGTTGGTCAATACGAACAAGGAGGGTAAACCGATCTGTGTTCATCCTGATGGGAACAGTTTCGATATGATGAAAGGACTTATCATTCCAAAGTACTATTaa
- the LOC5571860 gene encoding biotin--protein ligase 2 isoform X2, which yields MTNQTKPPNILAYAPEPSAKACMVDMLRGLVRVDTYTVYPMTEGQMEARAWLDSTALLMVHGQLDEGVARVAVDYFLGGGKVMAVCSNLLRLVLPNRVKDDESRNESVLLSYDRWQNTTMEQEILDWTAEEDECREVARNSAGVEQELRIKILARESTFNTPSILNLKCLDTKGNGIFTQLHLNLDREPERDILKHLLDKHLEISIKECMHQEQIQYKNAFLIGSLHEKNNFLKSTQKVLNLTNLEMRFCNSSENLPASSETKLMVLVDRHPEDFSVEDYFSTLKTSFLGRTAIYCPMVTSSMDVVSNTTWSDGFAVISRCQSRGSGRNNNQWLSPEGCAMFSLQLHVPLASALGQRLPMIQHLVAVAVVKAIRSIPGYEKLDIRVKWPNDIYANGCTKIGGLIINSQLCGMEAVVNVGCGVNLSNSKPTMCINDLIREYNKLKGTSLPLLGIEQTLAYIFNEIDRIYVSVQEKDDLQDLYDLYYKYWLHSNRSVIVKSEDGEEIAGTISGIDEYGFLLVNTNKEGKPICVHPDGNSFDMMKGLIIPKYY from the coding sequence ATGACGAATCAAACGAAACCCCCGAACATTCTGGCATATGCCCCAGAACCTTCCGCAAAGGCATGTATGGTCGATATGCTTCGTGGCCTGGTACGAGTTGATACCTACACGGTTTATCCGATGACGGAGGGGCAAATGGAAGCACGGGCCTGGTTGGACAGTACCGCACTGCTGATGGTTCACGGGCAGCTTGATGAAGGTGTGGCGAGGGTGGCAGTTGATTACTTTCTGGGTGGTGGGAAAGTAATGGCAGTTTGTTCCAATTTACTGAGGTTGGTTTTGCCGAACCGAGTGAAGGATGATGAGAGTAGAAATGAGAGCGTATTACTGAGCTACGATAGGTGGCAAAATACGACGATGGAACAGGAGATATTAGACTGGACTGCGGAGGAAGATGAATGCAGAGAAGTTGCAAGGAATTCAGCCGGCGTTGAACAAGAACTGAGGATTAAGATTTTGGCGAGGGAGAGCACTTTCAACACGCCAagcattttgaatttgaaatgtttggaCACTAAAGGAAACGGTATCTTCACTCAACTACATTTAAATCTAGACAGAGAGCCTGAAAGGGACATACTCAAGCATTTACTAGACAAGCATTTGGAGATTAGTATTAAGGAATGTATGCATCAAGAGCAAATCCAGTACAAAAATGCCTTTCTGATTGGCAGCTTACATGAAAAGAACAACTTCCTAAAAAGCACACAAAAGGTTCTCAATCTGACAAACCTTGAAATGCGGTTTTGCAACAGCTCAGAGAATCTCCCTGCATCTTCGGAAACCAAACTTATGGTCCTGGTTGACCGCCATCCAGAAGATTTCTCAGTTGAAGACTATTTCAGCACTTTAAAAACATCCTTCCTGGGTCGGACCGCAATTTACTGCCCAATGGTAACCAGTTCGATGGATGTCGTTTCTAACACCACGTGGAGTGATGGATTCGCAGTCATTTCCCGGTGTCAAAGCCGAGGCAGCGGACGGAACAACAACCAGTGGCTGAGCCCGGAAGGTTGCGCCATGTTCTCGCTACAGCTTCACGTTCCCTTGGCCAGCGCCCTTGGGCAGAGATTGCCCATGATTCAGCATCTGGTGGCCGTCGCTGTCGTGAAAGCGATTCGAAGCATACCAGGCTATGAGAAGCTTGATATCCGAGTTAAATGGCCCAACGATATCTATGCAAATGGCTGTACGAAAATTGGAGGATTGATCATAAATTCGCAGCTCTGCGGGATGGAAGCCGTTGTTAACGTGGGCTGTGGCGTGAATCTCAGCAATTCGAAACCCACAATGTGCATCAATGATTTGATCAGGGAGTACAACAAACTTAAAGGCACAAGTTTGCCTTTACTGGGAATCGAACAAACGTTGGCGTACATCTTCAATGAAATAGATCGAATATACGTTTCAGTACAGGAAAAGGACGATTTGCAAGACCTGTATGATTTGTATTACAAATATTGGCTACACAGTAACAGATCTGTGATCGTCAAAAGCGAAGACGGAGAGGAAATTGCTGGAACAATCTCAGGAATCGACGAATATGGCTTTCTGTTGGTCAATACGAACAAGGAGGGTAAACCGATCTGTGTTCATCCTGATGGGAACAGTTTCGATATGATGAAAGGACTTATCATTCCAAAGTACTATTaa